The following proteins are encoded in a genomic region of bacterium:
- a CDS encoding glutathione peroxidase has translation MKIILITAVILILLGAAAAILALRSATGGGVQGTVAVSDDVSSPGFWDLESRGLDGDPVSLDRWRGHVALVVNVASNCGFTPQYAGLMDLQREYARRGFTVLGFPCNDFLGQEPGSPAEIRAFCDAEYGVAFPLFAKVRVKGGDKSRIYRFLTATGLAEPSWNFTKYLVSRTGKVLFRFPPGMEPDDPELRSRLEDALDS, from the coding sequence ATGAAGATCATCCTGATCACGGCGGTCATCCTGATACTGCTCGGGGCGGCGGCAGCGATCCTGGCCCTCCGCTCCGCCACCGGCGGCGGCGTGCAGGGAACCGTCGCCGTGAGCGATGACGTTTCCTCGCCGGGTTTTTGGGATCTGGAGAGTCGCGGCCTCGACGGCGATCCGGTGTCCCTGGATCGCTGGCGCGGCCACGTGGCGCTGGTCGTGAACGTGGCCAGCAATTGCGGCTTCACGCCCCAATACGCCGGCCTGATGGATCTCCAGCGGGAATACGCCCGGCGCGGCTTCACGGTCCTCGGTTTCCCCTGCAACGATTTCCTGGGACAGGAGCCGGGCTCGCCCGCGGAGATCCGCGCCTTCTGCGACGCGGAGTACGGGGTAGCCTTCCCGCTCTTCGCGAAGGTGCGGGTCAAGGGCGGCGACAAGTCCCGGATCTACCGCTTCCTGACCGCCACGGGGCTGGCGGAACCCTCCTGGAACTTCACCAAGTACCTCGTCTCCCGCACGGGGAAGGTGCTGTTCCGATTCCCTCCCGGGATGGAGCCGGACGATCCCGAGCTCCGGTCGCGCCTCGAGGACGCCCTGGATTCCTAG
- a CDS encoding GreA/GreB family elongation factor, with translation MNLIKLKKLANARQFNDLEGLWPDALDDEDVELDDLLPIIGQVRRLGEQERAETLLQLVLTSVEEKCGKGARLDTAVAGTQHLPASAYLRRELKRLYRASHADYEHLSGLLDVLLDESVSLPGGVDSVRRYLRLRPGAFFSDRSHLEPGMVVAVDEKTAELKVSFSGRHETMNADQIAKVIILPKDHFPSLIIYRPDELRALAGDDPAGFVLMALASTRNLSCSYRDLRKSVVTLMGEGAWAGWWKRARPLLKKSTRLDIGSGTQPTFRVLKQERSYEDRVRERFEGITDPEELLEFVLDYLVGIRKEKDVDTDLLLAMGNAAARLAGRLLEKDPVLTLVCLAIHSTVAGRGVPVAKMNPQAAVSVLSRVTDPGLMPTRLNDRMLQAVLEFLRKAQPDDWVRTWGWILPRTGRMVCDHMARELLAAGETGILAEALVTVLEHPTASPDVLCWLWRARHTDTKTAATLIALPGLDTGRVLFGLLELMDATGRMTALSDDKRLRKVIDQAQETLSLQDGEPIRRYIAKIDKPDAHALKDRIEASGGLRPSTRTSLLTFLRGAHPEIFVEGARPWEEDVYYTTESGLNRRQGELDHLVQDALPAVAKQIGEAASHGDLSENAEYTAALEKRDQITSTATRIESELAKAKMIDPEMARTDFVNIGTRVLVRDLVSEREENLTFLGVWDSAPESGVLSYNAPLALAFMGNRVGDQVEYGKEGERRRWEIVAIEPAI, from the coding sequence ATGAACCTCATCAAGCTCAAGAAGCTCGCCAACGCACGCCAGTTCAACGATCTCGAAGGCCTGTGGCCCGACGCCCTGGACGACGAGGACGTGGAACTCGACGATCTGCTGCCGATCATCGGCCAGGTCCGGCGCCTCGGGGAGCAGGAACGGGCCGAGACCCTGCTCCAGTTGGTGCTGACCTCGGTGGAGGAGAAGTGCGGCAAGGGCGCCCGCCTGGATACCGCCGTCGCCGGCACACAGCACCTGCCCGCGTCGGCCTATCTGCGGCGCGAACTGAAACGACTCTACCGGGCGAGCCACGCGGATTACGAACATCTGTCCGGATTGCTGGACGTGCTGCTCGACGAGAGCGTTTCCCTGCCGGGTGGCGTGGATTCCGTCCGACGGTACCTGCGCCTGCGCCCGGGCGCTTTCTTCAGCGATCGCTCCCACCTCGAACCGGGCATGGTCGTCGCGGTGGACGAGAAAACCGCCGAGCTGAAGGTGTCGTTCAGCGGACGCCATGAGACCATGAACGCCGATCAGATCGCCAAGGTCATCATCCTGCCGAAGGACCATTTTCCCTCGCTGATCATCTATCGACCGGACGAGCTCCGCGCCCTTGCCGGCGATGACCCGGCGGGATTCGTCCTGATGGCCCTGGCCTCGACGCGCAACCTGTCCTGCAGCTATCGCGACCTGCGCAAGTCCGTGGTCACCCTGATGGGAGAGGGCGCCTGGGCCGGCTGGTGGAAGCGGGCGCGGCCGCTGCTGAAGAAATCGACGCGCCTGGATATCGGCAGCGGCACGCAGCCGACCTTCCGCGTGCTGAAGCAGGAGCGCAGCTACGAGGATCGCGTGCGGGAGCGGTTCGAAGGCATCACGGATCCCGAGGAATTGCTTGAATTCGTCCTCGATTACCTGGTGGGCATCCGCAAGGAGAAGGACGTGGACACGGACCTGCTCCTGGCGATGGGCAACGCCGCCGCCCGTCTGGCCGGCCGCCTGCTGGAGAAGGATCCCGTGCTGACGCTGGTCTGCCTGGCGATCCACTCCACCGTGGCCGGGCGCGGCGTGCCTGTGGCGAAGATGAACCCGCAGGCCGCCGTCTCCGTGCTGTCCAGGGTGACCGATCCGGGGCTCATGCCGACCCGTCTGAACGACCGCATGCTGCAGGCGGTTCTCGAGTTCCTGCGCAAGGCCCAGCCCGACGACTGGGTCCGTACCTGGGGGTGGATCCTGCCGCGCACGGGGCGGATGGTCTGCGACCACATGGCCCGGGAGCTGCTCGCGGCCGGCGAGACCGGCATCCTCGCCGAGGCCCTGGTCACGGTTCTCGAGCATCCCACCGCCTCGCCCGACGTGCTTTGCTGGTTGTGGCGTGCCAGGCACACGGACACGAAGACGGCCGCGACCCTGATCGCCCTGCCGGGACTCGACACCGGCCGGGTGCTCTTCGGGCTGCTCGAGTTGATGGACGCCACCGGCCGCATGACCGCCCTCTCGGACGACAAGCGTCTGCGCAAGGTCATCGATCAGGCCCAGGAGACGCTGTCCTTGCAGGATGGCGAGCCGATCCGCCGCTACATCGCGAAGATCGACAAGCCGGATGCCCACGCGCTCAAGGACCGCATCGAGGCCAGCGGCGGCCTGCGCCCCAGCACCCGGACCAGCCTGCTCACGTTCCTGCGGGGCGCCCATCCCGAGATCTTCGTCGAGGGCGCCAGGCCCTGGGAAGAGGACGTGTACTACACCACCGAATCCGGGCTCAATCGGCGCCAGGGCGAGCTGGACCATCTGGTTCAAGACGCCTTGCCGGCGGTCGCCAAGCAGATCGGGGAGGCGGCGTCCCACGGCGATCTCAGCGAGAACGCCGAGTACACGGCCGCGTTGGAGAAACGCGACCAGATCACCAGCACCGCCACGCGTATAGAATCCGAACTGGCCAAGGCCAAGATGATCGACCCTGAGATGGCGCGGACGGATTTCGTGAACATCGGCACCAGGGTTCTGGTCCGCGATCTCGTGTCGGAGCGGGAGGAGAACCTCACCTTCCTCGGCGTCTGGGATTCGGCCCCCGAGAGCGGCGTGCTCTCCTACAATGCGCCGTTGGCCCTGGCCTTCATGGGCAATCGGGTCGGGGACCAGGTGGAGTACGGTAAAGAGGGAGAACGCCGACGCTGGGAGATCGTGGCCATCGAACCGGCGATCTGA
- a CDS encoding T9SS type A sorting domain-containing protein yields the protein MTTDRLERISAILILALTVLVPVAAAGQTVPVAFHWSPPTDGAAVYYYMVYASRDDEEFRFEGASSDTNFVLQAELGVEYRIRVSGISTAGHEGELSLPSDTVFLPAPQPEDGGPPPTSDLRSNFPNPFNPETTIRYGIPENLAAGSFALLEIFDVRGQRVRTFDVDRSPGWHEAVWNGRSESGDLQPSGHYILRLSAGGNVSTWKMTMVK from the coding sequence TTGACGACGGACCGTCTGGAACGGATTTCAGCCATACTGATTCTGGCGCTCACGGTGCTGGTTCCCGTCGCTGCTGCGGGTCAGACGGTGCCGGTCGCCTTCCACTGGAGCCCGCCCACCGACGGCGCCGCGGTCTACTATTACATGGTGTACGCCTCGCGGGACGACGAAGAGTTCCGTTTCGAAGGCGCCAGCAGCGATACGAACTTCGTGCTGCAGGCCGAACTGGGCGTCGAGTACCGCATTCGCGTCAGCGGCATCTCGACGGCCGGTCACGAAGGCGAACTGAGCCTGCCCTCGGATACGGTCTTCCTGCCGGCTCCCCAGCCCGAGGACGGCGGACCGCCCCCGACTTCCGATCTCAGGTCGAATTTCCCCAACCCCTTCAATCCGGAAACGACGATCCGCTACGGCATCCCCGAGAACCTGGCAGCGGGATCGTTCGCGCTGCTCGAGATCTTCGACGTGCGCGGCCAGCGCGTGAGGACGTTCGACGTCGATCGTAGCCCCGGCTGGCACGAGGCGGTCTGGAATGGCCGCAGCGAAAGCGGCGACCTGCAGCCTTCGGGACACTACATCCTGCGCCTGTCGGCCGGTGGCAACGTGTCCACCTGGAAAATGACCATGGTCAAGTGA